The stretch of DNA gccctcaaagtaaatgcacaaaatgacagagaaatgtacaaaaggacaacaaaaagatacaaaatgacaaaaatgttcagaaaataataaacaaacaataatacacacatttaaaaatatttgagaaaACTTTACAAAACAGCACATGTGAATgctgtgattggtcattattctaatgctaaaTCTGGTTAAGTTCCTCATGTACTCCTTCATGAGAATGGTGCGTTTGGAGGGGGTTTTCAGGTTCTCCTGACTCAGATCTGTGTTTCTCATGTTGAGGAAACACTGAAGGCTGCTACTGAGCTGTTGCTCCTGACAACCATCAGAATGAAAGCTTCAGGGACGCACAGACGCTAATTGGCAATTTGGATAAAAGCTTGTTCTGAAAGGAGACGCTCTCACAGCTGAGAGAACAAACACGCTTTTCAgagctttcacacacacacacacacacagggacaatGTCCTACCAGAGTGTAAATATCTgtatgaaatgaaaacaaagaaaatacttTGAACTtaaaaaatgcaagtgagaatgcaggtgctggcctgtgTCGCACTGCATTGGCTAAGCAtgagcttagcattaacctcgctttagcattagtctagcattaacattaacctaccATTAGCGTTAACCTATGTAGCAATAGCTTTAccctagaattagcattaacctaatatgAGCACTTGCCTAGCATTAACAGTAACCAAGCAataacattatcctagcattagcattaccctagcaatagcaataacacCAACCACCATTAGCTTAGCCAATGAACCATCAGTGATATAATGCagaaaatatgataaaattgttgaaatgggttgaagggTCTGAAATAATCTAAATAAAGTTGAGAAAGGTTGAAGATGTTAGCTGAAAGGGAACAaatagctgaacatgttaaaggttgaatggttgaagaacagctgaagttcaaagTTGAAGGTTTAAGATGTTGAAAATGGCTAAAATAGATGGTAAAATGAATGGGAATTTGTTTTAACAAAAAGTTGAAGCAAAGCAGAATGACAAGAAATTTTTCTGCAGGTTTTGACACCAACTTGTtgaaatccattgaaaaatgtGGGAGTAATTTGAGCAAGAATCATCACAATAAGGTTAATAGATAACATTAGTGAGGATGCTAATTACAGCTGCCAGTTAAAGAAGTCAAGTCAGGACTCGTGGATCCTCTAACAACATAAAACATGGAGGCTGAAATGATTCAAATGAATCACTATTAACAACTGGGAACACTGGGACCCAGCATCAAGACCCGGGTCACAGACTCAGGCTGTAATACAAGGCTGACAATACGGAAAGATATGTgcacatattatatatattacaggTGGGATATAAAACTGATGATAATTGTCACTTTATTATTTTGTAGAACTGAACCTTTTCTGTCACAGAAAAAGCAAAAGGTTTTTGTCTGCGATCCACATGTTGAGAACTCAACGTAAACATACGGTACAGTAGGTGAGTAAAGTATCTGTTATTTGCTATATTTTCTTCACCCTGCTGTGTCTGCAACGCTGATGCGGATGTTTCTCACACGTGTGAGTGATcacttggtcacatgaccacttctctctgagaaaacatggcatgGTAAGTGTTAACAGAAGAGGAGATCAGGACCTttttttagcattagcattagcattattacTGCCACTgtgccacattagatgtgaatacaacaaaggaatgcagagttttATAatgaggtttggagcgtccatcttcctgcagcgaaatCTCGCGGTTGTGCGTgtctgcccaaaacaaccttcaatggaaacatattcaaaatgcaataatactttgtcgacatttagaaatatcgcttttgtttttactgtccGACTTCAGCTTTTATACATCTACTAAACTTCACCCACGACTCATTTGACACTGACTTTTAACTCTCGCTTTGGATTTTCACTGAAATACGGACAAGGTCTGTGTTTACACGCAGACTTAAGCCACTGCCGCATCAGCCAGAGGAGTAAACACAGACTTCAGCAACCAGAGCCACCGTTTTTGTCAGGTCACAGATTTAGTCACAACACCCTTCTACAACTTGTAGATAAACTTAAGGCCTCCGTCACTTTCCCTCCTCTCCTCTGTGTCACCACAGCTTCACTTTAACAGTAGTACTTCGTTTGTGAAACTGAATCAGGATTAGGATAAGGATCAGGAACAGATGTGACTTTATTCATCGGCGTGGGAACAACAGAGTTCCTGAGACACAAAGATCGATGTGAACACTGCAAACACAACAGAGGAAAAGGAAGTATCGtaaatgtttcaaaataaaacacactccAATGTCTTTCACGTAAAAGAGGAACCAAGAAGAGAAAGTCAAGCTTGTTCCATCAGAGATGAAATATGAAACAGACACACCTTGAACAACATGAACAAGACCTTTTCCAGTTTAAGGACACATTGCCACATTGAACGTGTTCAAAGTTCTTGTTTATTTGATGGTTAGAGGATGTGATTGGTAACGTTTTCTGGGATCCTTGTTGGTCCGAGTTCACAGACCTGATGTTTCTCCAAAGTCAGCGAGCTGTTTGATCTGCTCGCTCTGCATGGAGTGACGCCGCCACAGCGTTTTCTTCAGGCTCAGGTCTCGGGGCTGAGCAGGAGCGCAGGGCAGGAAGCGCTTAGATCCGTTCAGTAGAACGCTCAACGCACCTTTGGGGACGCCAATGTCGGGAATGGGAGTCTGGGGCTTGAGCGGCGGTAGGAAGCCGGGCCGGGTTTGCGCGATGTGGTCCAGGAGCAGCGCCCCGGACCCTCGGCGCTCCAGCGCGGTTGCTCCTCGCCTCTGGGCGGCGCTATCTGCTTTGTGGCATTCGACTTTCTGTGTCGCACAAACTGAGGTTTTGTCCGGGAACTGCGGCAGCTGCGAGTCGGAGCTGTAGTGGTCGAAACCGACACTGCGACAGCGAACCACGTCCTGCAGACTGTGGAGCTGTCGGATGCCGTCAGAGAAGTAGGGGACAGTGGCGGCATCATGGAGGAGGTTGGGATGGGAGGTGGAGTAAAGAGATGCCGCTGCGCTATCGTACGACATCTTTCTCCCAAGGGTTCTCCTTCCTGAAGCCGGAGGTCCTTCCTGAAGGCTTGTCTTTGGTTCTGCTGCACTTCGGTTCCACCAACTACTCAGAGAACCTGAACCCAAACCCTGGGACTCCCTCCTTCCTGTCAGGGGAGAAGTGGATGCGGAGGAGCTCTGAGGGGGAGGAGTCTGTAAGGGGAAGTCGTGTGGCGTTCCAGCACTGTAGTGCATGCGTTCGTGCAGGTCGGGCGGTGGAGGAACGTCCAGGAAGTGCTTGGTGCGGCATCCTGAGGGCAGTGTGTtggtgctgatgatgatgacctCCTTCCCTTTGGCTCTACAGGCATCCATCAGAACGCCCAGCGTGTGGCGCTCGCCCGACTTCACAGCGTGCACTAACGCCGACACGCCGCAGTGGTCCTCCAACATGGGATCAGCACCGCTGCTCAGCAGGAGCAACAGGATGTCACTCCCGCTTTGTTCCAGGACAGCGTGCATCAGAGCCGTTTTTCCTGTCTTGTCCTGGATGTTGGGATCGGCTCCGTTTTCCAGAAGATATCTGTGGGAAAGacgtgttagcattagcattagcactccATGTGGGGATTGCGTTAACTGGTGTTAGCTACCGTAGTTGTGGCTCAGGAGTCAGTCAT from Gouania willdenowi chromosome 9, fGouWil2.1, whole genome shotgun sequence encodes:
- the LOC114469934 gene encoding ankyrin repeat domain-containing protein 34B-like; the protein is MDKASESGTDGSSLLKAVYLSRLRLTRLLLEGGAYINESNERGETPLMVACRTRYNDSQSVPKHKMVRYLLENGADPNIQDKTGKTALMHAVLEQSGSDILLLLLSSGADPMLEDHCGVSALVHAVKSGERHTLGVLMDACRAKGKEVIIISTNTLPSGCRTKHFLDVPPPPDLHERMHYSAGTPHDFPLQTPPPQSSSASTSPLTGRRESQGLGSGSLSSWWNRSAAEPKTSLQEGPPASGRRTLGRKMSYDSAAASLYSTSHPNLLHDAATVPYFSDGIRQLHSLQDVVRCRSVGFDHYSSDSQLPQFPDKTSVCATQKVECHKADSAAQRRGATALERRGSGALLLDHIAQTRPGFLPPLKPQTPIPDIGVPKGALSVLLNGSKRFLPCAPAQPRDLSLKKTLWRRHSMQSEQIKQLADFGETSGL